Proteins from a single region of Hypomesus transpacificus isolate Combined female chromosome 9, fHypTra1, whole genome shotgun sequence:
- the LOC124471928 gene encoding potassium voltage-gated channel subfamily A member 2: MTVAAGDPSDEAAARPGQDYDPEADHECCERVVINISGLRFETQLKTLSQFPETLLGDPKKRMRYFDPLRNEYFFDRNRPSFDAILYYYQSGGRLRRPVNVTLDIFSEEIRFYELGDEAIELFREDEGFVKEEERPLPDNEFQRQVWLLFEYPESSGPARIIAIISVMVILISIVSFCLETLPIFRNDEDEVQRVLMPDGNYTMIYTSTYFTDPFFILETLCIIWFSFEFLVRFFACPSKAGFFGNIMNIIDIVAIIPYFITLGTELAEKPEDGPAGQQAMSLAILRVIRLVRVFRIFKLSRHSKGLQILGQTLKASMRELGLLIFFLFIGVILFSSAVYFAEADEPESQFESIPDAFWWAVVSMTTVGYGDMVPTTIGGKIVGSLCAIAGVLTIALPVPVIVSNFNYFYHRETEGEEQAQYLQVNVPKEDSNEELKKSQSGSTMSKSDYMEIQEAVNNSNEDLQEENLKTANCTLANTNYVNITKMLTDV, from the coding sequence ATGACTGTTGCCGCTGGCGACCCCTCTGACGAGGCCGCTGCGCGCCCAGGCCAGGACTACGACCCTGAGGCCGACCATGAGTGCTGCGAGAGGGTGGTCATCAACATCTCCGGCCTGCGCTTCGAAACGCAGCTCAAAACCCTCTCCCAGTTCCCAGAGACcctcctgggggaccccaagaaGAGGATGAGATACTTCGACCCACTGAGAAACGAATACTTTTTCGACAGGAACCGGCCCAGCTTCGACGCGATACTCTACTACTACCAGTCGGGCGGCAGGCTACGACGACCCGTCAACGTCACGCTCGACATCTTCTCCGAAGAAATCCGCTTCTACGAGCTCGGGGATGAGGCGATCGAACTGTTCAGGGAGGACGAGGGGTTTGTCAAGGAAGAGGAACGCCCGCTGCCGGATAACGAGTTCCAGAGACAGGTGTGGCTTCTGTTCGAATACCCAGAGAGCTCCGGTCCGGCCAGGATAATAGCTATCATCTCCGTCATGGTTATCCTCATATCTATCGTCAGCTTCtgcctggagaccctgcccatCTTCCGCAACGACGAGGACGAAGTGCAAAGGGTCTTGATGCCCGACGGCAACTACACCATGATCTACACCTCCACCTACTTCACTGACCCGTTCTTCATCCTGGAAACTCTCTGCATCATCTGGTTCTCCTTTGAGTTCCTGGTGCGGTTCTTTGCCTGCCCCAGCAAGGCAGGCTTTTTCGGGAATATCATGAACATTATTGACATTGTAGCTATCATCCCTTACTTCATCACCCTGGGCACAGAATTGGCAGAGAAGCCCGAAGATGGCCCAGCGGGCCAGCAGGCCATGTCGCTGGCCATCCTTCGAGTCATCCGTCTAGTGAGAGTCTTCCGCATCTTCAAGCTCTCCCGCCACTCCAAGGGGCTTCAGATTCTGGGTCAAACCCTGAAAGCCAGCATGAGAGAGCTGGGCCTGctcatcttcttcctcttcataGGGGTGATCCTGTTCTCAAGTGCGGTCTACTTCGCGGAGGCCGACGAACCAGAGTCCCAGTTTGAAAGCATCCCGGACGCCTTCTGGTGGGCCGTGGTGTCCATGACGACAGTGGGCTACGGCGACATGGTTCCGACCACCATCGGCGGCAAGATCGTCGGCTCACTCTGCGCCATCGCAGGCGTGCTGACCATTGCTCTGCCCGTGCCCGTTATAGTGTCCAACTTCAACTACTTCTACCACcgtgagacggagggagaggagcaggcccAGTACCTGCAAGTCAACGTCCCCAAAGAGGACTCCAACGAGGAGCTCAAGAAGAGCCAGAGTGGCTCGACCATGAGCAAGTCGGACTATATGGAGATCCAGGAAGCTGTGAACAACAGCAACGAAGACTTGCAGGAGGAGAACCTCAAAACGGCCAACTGCACGTTGGCCAACACAAACTACGTCAACATCACTAAGATGCTCACAGACGTGTAG
- the kcna3a gene encoding potassium voltage-gated channel subfamily A member 3, which yields MDDHFNLIDSPSSLRNRGDNGENPGYGEAEKGVMTVENMLEESTALSTHLSVDRYQRGHECRERVVINISGLRFETQLKTFNQFPKTLLGDPRKRMRYFDPLRNEYFFDRNRPSFDAILYFYQSGGRIRRPVNVPIDIFSEEIRFYQLGEEAMEKFREDEGFIKEEERPLPNNELQRQVWLLFEYPESSGPARGIAIVSVLVILISIVIFCLETLPEFRDDKDTATVAPIVNGTAPYVPSSFSDPFFVIETLCIIWFSFELLVRFFACPSKTTFSKNLMNIIDIVAIFPYFITLGTELADSDGSGQQAMSLAILRVIRLVRVFRIFKLSRHSKGLQILGQTLKASMRELGLLIFFLFIGVILFSSAVYFAEADDPSSSFTSIPDAFWWAVVTMTTVGYGDMHPVTIGGKIVGSLCAIAGVLTIALPVPVIVSNFNYFYHRETDGEEHAQYLHVSSCEHLPSDELKRTCSASSLSKLEYMVIEESLNSAFKQPSFSNENKQNCVNIKKIFTDV from the coding sequence ATGGATGACCACTTCAACCTCATCgactcaccctcctctctgaggAACAGGGGGGATAACGGTGAAAACCCAGGCTACGGCGAGGCGGAGAAGGGCGTCATGACTGTCGAAAACATGCTGGAAGAGTCTACTGCGCTCTCGACCCACCTGTCCGTTGATCGATACCAGCGCGGACACGAGTGCCGTGAGAGAGTGGTTATCAACATCTCAGGCTTGCGCTTCGAAACTCAACTTAAAACTTTCAACCAGTTTCCAAAAACCTTGCTTGGAGACCCCAGGAAGAGAATGCGCTACTTTGACCCGTTGAGGAACGAGTACTTTTTCGACAGAAACCGACCCAGCTTTGATGCTATTCTCTATTTCTACCAGTCCGGGGGGCGCATCCGGAGACCTGTTAACGTTCCCATTGATATTTTCTCGGAGGAGATTAGATTTTATCAGCTCGGGGAAGAGGCAATGGAAAAATTTCGAGAGGATGAAGGATTCATAAAGGAAGAGGAGCGTCCCTTGCCTAACAATGAATTACAAAGGCAGGTTTGGCTGTTGTTTGAATATCCCGAAAGCTCTGGTCCAGCCAGAGGAATAGCCATAGTGTCAGTCCTTGTCATTTTAATCTCAATTGTTATATTCTGTTTAGAGACCTTACCGGAATTTCGTGATGATAAGGACACGGCCACCGTGGCACCGATAGTTAACGGGACTGCCCCCTACGTCCCAAGTTCGTTTTCAGACCCTTTCTTTGTGATAGAGACCCTTTGTATTATCTGGTTCTCGTTTGAGTTGCTTGTCCGTTTTTTTGCGTGTCCTAGCAAAACCACGTTCTCAAAAAACCTAATGAATATAATTGACATAGTGGCTATATTTCCCTACTTCATCACTTTGGGAACAGAGCTGGCTGACAGTGACGGGAGCGGCCAGCAAGCTATGTCGCTAGCCATCCTCAGGGTCATCAGGCTCGTTAGAGTCTTCCGCATCTTCAAGCTATCCCGTCACTCTAAAGGACTTCAGATTCTAGGGCAGACATTAAAAGCCAGCATGAGAGAGCTGGGCCTGCTCATATTCTTCCTCTTCATAGGAGTGATTCTGTTTTCCAGCGCGGTTTACTTTGCCGAGGCGGACGACCCGTCCTCCAGTTTTACAAGCATCCCAGATGCCTTCTGGTGGGCCGTGGTCACCATGACTACCGTGGGATATGGAGATATGCACCCGGTGACCATCGGTGGTAAAATAGTGGGGTCTTTGTGCGCGATAGCCGGGGTGTTAACTATTGCTCTACCGGTGCCCGTTATCGTCTCTAATTTCAACTACTTTTACCATCGGGAAACTGACGGGGAAGAGCACGCGCAATACCTCCATGTCAGTAGCTGTGAACACCTACCGTCAGACGAACTGAAGCGTACGTGCAGCGCCTCATCTCTCAGCAAGTTGGAATATATGGTTATAGAAGAGAGCCTCAACAGTGCGTTTAAACAGCCCAGCTTCAGTaacgaaaacaaacaaaactgtgTAAACATCAAAAAGATTTTTACGGACGTGTAA